The following proteins are encoded in a genomic region of Pseudorca crassidens isolate mPseCra1 chromosome 1, mPseCra1.hap1, whole genome shotgun sequence:
- the FOS gene encoding protein c-Fos produces the protein MMFSGFNADYEASSSRCSSASPAGDSLSYYHSPADSFSSMGSPVNAQDFCTDLAVSSANFIPTVTAISTSPDLQWLVQPTLVSSVAPSQTRAPHPYGVPTPSAGAYSRAGVMKTMTGGRAQSIGRRGKVEQLSPEEEEKRRIRRERNKMAAAKCRNRRRELTDTLQAETDQLEDEKSALQTEIANLLKEKEKLEFILAAHRPACKIPDDMGFPEEMSVASLDLSGGLPEAATPESEEAFTLPLLNDPEPKPSVEPVKSISSMELKAEPFDDFLFPASSRPSGSETARSVPDMDLSGSFYAADWEPLHGGSLGMGPMATELEPLCTPVVTCTPSCTTYTSSFVFTYPEADSFPSCAAAHRKGSSSNEPSSDSLSSPTLLAL, from the exons ATGATGTTCTCTGGCTTCAACGCCGACTACGAGGCGTCATCCTCCCGCTGCAGCAGCGCCTCCCCGGCCGGGGACAGCCTCTCCTACTACCACTCACCGGCCGACTCCTTCTCCAGTATGGGCTCTCCCGTCAATGCGCAG GACTTCTGCACCGATCTGGCCGTCTCCAGTGCCAACTTCATCCCAACAGTGACCGCCATCTCGACCAGCCCGGACCTGCAGTGGCTAGTGCAGCCCACCCTGGTCTCCTCCgtggccccatcccagaccagaGCCCCCCACCCCTATGGAGTCCCCACTCCCTCGGCTGGGGCTTACTCCAGGGCTGGAGTCATGAAGACCATGACCGGAGGCAGAGCTCAGAGCATTGGCAGGAGGGGCAAGGTGGAACAG TTGtccccagaagaagaggagaaaaggagaatCCGAAGGGAAAGGAATAAGATGGCTGCAGCCAAATGCCGGAACCGGAGGAGGGAGCTGACTGACACACTCCAAGCG GAAACAGACCAACTAGAAGATGAGAAGTCTGCTTTGCAGACTGAGATTGCCAACCTgctaaaggagaaggaaaaactaGAGTTCATCCTGGCAGCTCACCGACCTGCCTGCAAGATCCCTGATGACATGGGCTTCCCAGAAGAAATGTCTGTGGCTTCCCTTGATCTGAGCGGGGGCCTGCCTGAAGCCGCCACCCCCGAATCTGAGGAGGCCTTCACCCTACCCCTCCTTAATGACCCTGAGCCCAAGCCCTCAGTGGAGCCTGTCAAGAGCATCAGCAGCATGGAGCTGAAGGCTGAGCCCTTTGATGACTTCCTGTTCCCAGCATCGTCCAGGCCCAGCGGCTCTGAGACCGCCCGCTCTGTGCCAGACATGGACCTGTCTGGTTCCTTCTATGCAGCAGACTGGGAGCCCCTGCACGGTGGCtccctggggatggggcccaTGGCCACAGAGCTGGAACCCCTGTGCACCCCGGTGGTCACCTGTACACCCAGCTGCACTACTTACACGTCTTCCTTTGTCTTCACCTACCCTGAGGCTGACTCCTTCCCCAGCTGTGCGGCTGCCCACCGCAAGGGCAGCAGCAGCAACGAGCCCTCCTCTGACTCGCTCAGCTCACCCACGCTGCTGGCCCTGTGA